In Xanthomonas sp. SI, the following are encoded in one genomic region:
- the nirB gene encoding nitrite reductase large subunit NirB, giving the protein MAGIRTVEELLKLMPGMYDITVFGAEPHPNYNRILLSPVLAGEQRFEEIVLNPLAWYAEHGIRLHVGKEVTRIDRIKRKVIAADGTEAPYDRLLLATGSLPIVLPVPGKELKGVIGYRDMHDTQTMIDTATRKRHAVVIGGGLLGLEAANGLKQRGMQVTVVHLADWLLERQLDPVAGQLLQRSLSERGLEFRLGTSTTELVGNADGEVVAVKFSDGSEVPADLVVMAAGIRPNIALAQAAGIHCTRGIVVNDTLQTFDPRVYAVGECASHRGIAYGLVAPLFEQAKICANHLAGFGIGIYRGSVASTKLKVTSIDLFSAGDFMGGEGSEEIVLSDPAGGVYKKLVLKDDKLVGACLYGDTNDGAWYFQLLKDASPIGERRERLMFGESALGDAGTAGQDRASAMRDSDEVCGCNGVCKGTIVKAINAQGLFTVDEVKKQTKAASSCGSCTGLVEQILMNCLGSNFQQTPKTKAVCGCTDLSHGEVRQAIREGRLLTHGAVYAQLQWRSPNGCATCRPAINYYLLSTWPREAVDDPQSRFINERAHANIQKDGTFSVIPQMKGGVTNASELRRIADVADKYAVPMVKVTGGQRIDLLGIRKEDLVGVWKDLGMNSGHAYGKSIRTVKTCVGSEFCRFGTQNSTQMGIDLETMLANMWSPHKVKLAVSGCPRNCAESGIKDVGIIAVESGWELHIGGNGGMKTEVAKFLVKVRTAEEVKEYTGAFLQLYREEAYYLDRTVHYIERVGMDYVRQRVIEDAANRRALYERLLYALEGLPDPWAERIAGARQREFQPLRVAAPLALVED; this is encoded by the coding sequence ATGGCCGGCATCCGCACCGTGGAAGAACTGCTCAAGCTGATGCCGGGGATGTACGACATCACCGTGTTCGGCGCCGAGCCGCATCCCAACTACAACCGCATCCTGCTGTCGCCGGTGCTGGCCGGCGAACAGCGGTTCGAGGAGATCGTGCTCAATCCGCTGGCCTGGTACGCGGAGCACGGCATCCGCCTGCACGTGGGCAAGGAAGTCACCCGCATCGACCGGATCAAGCGCAAGGTGATCGCCGCCGACGGCACCGAGGCGCCGTACGACCGCCTGCTGCTGGCCACCGGCTCGCTGCCGATCGTGCTGCCGGTGCCGGGCAAGGAGCTGAAGGGCGTGATCGGCTACCGCGACATGCACGACACGCAGACCATGATCGACACCGCCACGCGCAAGCGCCACGCGGTGGTGATTGGCGGCGGGCTGCTCGGCCTGGAGGCGGCGAATGGACTCAAGCAGCGCGGCATGCAGGTGACCGTGGTGCACCTGGCCGACTGGCTGCTGGAGCGCCAGCTCGACCCGGTCGCCGGGCAGTTGCTGCAGCGCTCGCTCAGCGAACGCGGCCTGGAGTTTCGCCTCGGCACCTCCACCACCGAACTGGTCGGCAATGCAGACGGCGAAGTGGTGGCGGTGAAGTTCTCCGACGGCAGCGAGGTGCCGGCCGACCTGGTGGTGATGGCCGCCGGCATCCGCCCCAACATCGCGCTGGCGCAGGCCGCCGGGATCCACTGCACGCGTGGCATCGTGGTCAACGACACGCTGCAGACCTTCGACCCGCGGGTGTACGCGGTCGGCGAATGCGCCAGCCACCGCGGCATCGCCTACGGCCTGGTCGCGCCGCTGTTCGAGCAGGCCAAGATCTGCGCCAACCACCTGGCCGGGTTCGGCATCGGCATCTACCGCGGCTCGGTGGCCTCGACCAAGCTCAAGGTCACCAGCATCGACCTGTTCTCCGCCGGCGATTTCATGGGCGGGGAGGGCAGCGAGGAGATCGTGCTGTCCGATCCGGCCGGCGGCGTCTACAAGAAGCTGGTGCTGAAGGACGACAAGCTGGTCGGCGCCTGTCTGTACGGCGATACCAACGACGGCGCCTGGTATTTCCAGTTGCTCAAGGACGCCAGCCCGATCGGCGAGCGCCGCGAGCGGCTGATGTTCGGCGAAAGCGCGCTCGGCGACGCCGGCACCGCCGGCCAGGACCGTGCCAGCGCGATGCGCGACAGCGACGAGGTCTGCGGCTGCAACGGCGTGTGCAAGGGCACCATCGTCAAGGCGATCAACGCGCAAGGCCTGTTCACCGTCGACGAGGTCAAGAAGCAGACCAAGGCGGCCAGTTCCTGCGGCTCGTGCACCGGCCTGGTCGAGCAGATCCTGATGAACTGCCTGGGCTCCAATTTCCAGCAGACGCCAAAGACCAAGGCGGTGTGCGGCTGCACCGACCTCAGCCACGGCGAGGTGCGCCAGGCGATCCGCGAGGGCAGGCTGCTCACCCATGGCGCGGTGTACGCGCAGTTGCAGTGGCGCAGTCCCAACGGCTGCGCCACCTGCCGCCCGGCGATCAACTACTACCTGCTGTCGACCTGGCCGCGCGAGGCGGTGGACGATCCGCAGTCGCGCTTCATCAACGAGCGCGCCCACGCCAACATCCAAAAGGACGGCACCTTCTCGGTGATCCCGCAGATGAAGGGCGGGGTGACCAACGCCTCGGAACTGCGCCGCATCGCCGACGTGGCCGACAAGTACGCGGTGCCGATGGTCAAGGTCACCGGCGGCCAGCGCATCGACCTGCTCGGCATCCGCAAGGAAGACCTGGTGGGCGTGTGGAAGGACCTGGGGATGAATTCCGGGCACGCCTACGGCAAGTCGATCCGCACGGTGAAGACCTGCGTGGGCAGCGAGTTCTGCCGCTTCGGCACGCAGAACAGCACGCAGATGGGCATCGACCTGGAAACGATGCTGGCCAACATGTGGAGCCCGCACAAGGTGAAGCTGGCGGTGTCCGGCTGCCCGCGCAACTGCGCCGAATCCGGGATCAAGGACGTGGGCATCATCGCGGTGGAGTCGGGCTGGGAGCTGCACATCGGCGGCAACGGCGGCATGAAGACCGAGGTCGCCAAGTTCCTGGTCAAGGTCAGGACCGCCGAGGAGGTGAAGGAATACACCGGCGCATTCCTGCAGCTGTACCGCGAGGAGGCCTACTACCTGGACCGCACCGTGCACTACATCGAGCGCGTGGGCATGGACTACGTCCGCCAGCGCGTAATCGAGGACGCGGCCAACCGGCGCGCGCTGTACGAGCGGCTGCTGTACGCGCTGGAAGGCCTGCCCGATCCGTGGGCGGAGCGCATCGCCGGGGCCAGGCAGCGCGAATTCCAGCCGCTGCGCGTGGCCGCGCCGTTGGCGCTGGTGGAGGACTGA
- the nirD gene encoding nitrite reductase small subunit NirD: MNAAASDLVASDSSSAVDAGTRHWIRICRLDDIPALGARVLEIAGVDPIALFRTAGDRVFALVDRCPHKGGPLSQGIVAGDSVTCPLHNWNIALDSGQACAPDVGCARRYPVRVDDGDVWLSLQGAG, translated from the coding sequence ATGAATGCAGCCGCTTCCGACCTCGTCGCGTCCGACAGCAGCAGCGCCGTCGACGCCGGCACCCGCCACTGGATCCGCATCTGCCGGCTCGACGACATCCCTGCGCTCGGCGCGCGGGTGCTGGAGATCGCCGGCGTCGATCCGATCGCGCTGTTCCGCACCGCCGGCGACCGCGTGTTCGCACTGGTCGATCGTTGCCCGCACAAGGGCGGGCCGCTGTCGCAGGGCATCGTCGCCGGCGACAGCGTCACCTGCCCGCTGCACAACTGGAACATCGCCCTGGACAGCGGCCAGGCCTGCGCGCCGGACGTGGGCTGCGCGCGCCGCTATCCGGTGCGGGTGGACGACGGCGACGTGTGGCTGTCGTTGCAGGGCGCCGGTTGA
- a CDS encoding nitrate reductase has product MDGAHVPAASAAADNAARRTLTRSTCCYCGVGCGVLIETEHGADGAARIVGIEGDPEHPANYGRLCSKGRTLPESVRSLHGRALQPELRTHRDAPRRAVDWAVALDSVAERLAGIVERHGPDAVAFYLSGQLLTEDYYVFNKLAKGLIGTNNIDTNSRLCMSSAVSGYKLALGADGPPTCYEDLELARTVLLAGSNMAYAHPVLFRRLEDARARDPDVRWIVVDPRRTDTAAMADLHLPIQPGTDVALFNGMLHHLIWEDRIDRAFIAAHTQGFAELRQTLREYTPAMAADICGVPVADLVQAAEWFGRDAPALSLYCMGLNQSAHGTDKNLALIHLHLATAQIGKPGAGPFSLTGQPNAMGGREVGGMATMLAAHREIASASDRAELEALWQLPAERLSARPGLPAVALFDALRRGEVKAVWIACTNPVHSMPDIAQVRDALRQAELVIVQEAFVHTDTVPYADVLLPAASWGEKDGTVTNSERRVSRVRKALPAAGAARPDWWIASEVARRLEARLDAPAAGSRFGFADTAAVFDEHRALTVGRDLDIGGLDYARLDAQGPQQWPLPAGAAHGQARRYADGVFATADGRARFHPTPYKPVAEPTSARFPLRLLTGRLRDQWHGMSRSGRVPSLFAHSPQPGLRMHPQDAARRGLRDGDLVRIVSKRGSLVLPLQACEEMRSGDVFAAMHWNAQFLDSGGINELSLGTVDARSQQPELKHAAVRVEKAEFGWHLLLARRGDALALQAAAQPWLRDFGYAALSLQAEAGEQEQAWLVLRAAAEQAPVPAQLEELAAALVLAGGDADTLEYRDARRGLLKRVAWRGAAPVSHLDGLLLAGAQRDTGGEALLERALSGEAWHGARLAAFAQAGGAARDPVVCQCTQVRESAIRVEAARGAAPAEIRTRLGCGSVCGSCMPQVLRLCATAVRA; this is encoded by the coding sequence ATGGACGGCGCGCACGTGCCCGCAGCGAGCGCGGCCGCGGACAACGCGGCGCGGCGCACGCTGACCCGTTCCACCTGCTGCTACTGCGGCGTCGGCTGTGGCGTGCTGATCGAGACCGAGCATGGCGCCGATGGCGCGGCGCGCATCGTCGGCATCGAAGGCGACCCGGAACACCCGGCCAACTACGGCCGGCTGTGCAGCAAGGGCCGCACCTTGCCGGAGAGCGTGCGCAGCCTGCATGGCCGCGCGCTGCAGCCGGAACTGCGCACGCACCGCGACGCGCCGCGGCGTGCGGTGGATTGGGCGGTGGCGCTGGACAGCGTGGCCGAGCGCCTGGCCGGCATCGTCGAGCGGCACGGGCCGGACGCGGTGGCGTTCTACCTGTCGGGGCAGCTGCTGACCGAGGACTACTACGTCTTCAACAAGCTGGCCAAGGGCCTAATCGGCACCAACAACATCGACACCAATTCGCGGCTGTGCATGTCCAGCGCGGTCAGCGGCTACAAGCTGGCACTGGGCGCGGACGGCCCGCCGACCTGCTACGAAGACCTGGAGCTGGCCAGGACCGTGCTGCTGGCCGGCAGCAACATGGCCTATGCGCATCCTGTGCTGTTCCGCCGGCTCGAGGACGCGCGCGCGCGCGATCCGGACGTGCGCTGGATCGTGGTCGATCCGCGCCGCACCGACACCGCGGCGATGGCCGACCTGCACCTGCCGATCCAGCCCGGCACCGACGTGGCGCTGTTCAACGGCATGCTGCACCACCTGATCTGGGAAGACCGCATCGACCGCGCGTTCATCGCCGCGCATACGCAGGGCTTCGCCGAGCTGCGGCAGACGCTGCGCGAATACACCCCGGCAATGGCCGCCGATATCTGCGGCGTGCCGGTCGCCGACCTGGTGCAGGCGGCGGAATGGTTCGGCCGCGATGCGCCTGCACTGTCGCTGTACTGCATGGGCCTGAACCAGTCCGCGCACGGCACCGACAAGAACCTGGCGCTGATCCACCTGCACCTGGCCACCGCGCAGATCGGCAAGCCCGGCGCCGGCCCGTTCTCGCTGACCGGGCAGCCGAACGCGATGGGCGGGCGCGAGGTCGGCGGCATGGCGACGATGCTGGCCGCGCACCGCGAGATCGCCAGCGCCAGCGATCGCGCCGAGCTGGAAGCGCTGTGGCAACTGCCGGCCGAGCGCCTATCGGCGCGCCCGGGCCTGCCGGCGGTGGCGCTGTTCGATGCGCTGCGCCGCGGCGAGGTCAAGGCGGTGTGGATCGCCTGCACCAATCCCGTGCACTCGATGCCGGACATCGCACAGGTGCGCGATGCGCTGCGCCAGGCCGAGCTGGTGATCGTGCAGGAAGCCTTCGTGCACACCGACACCGTGCCCTACGCCGACGTGCTGCTGCCGGCGGCGAGCTGGGGCGAGAAGGATGGCACGGTGACCAACTCCGAGCGCCGCGTCTCGCGCGTGCGCAAGGCGCTGCCGGCAGCGGGCGCGGCCAGGCCCGACTGGTGGATCGCCAGCGAGGTGGCGCGGCGGCTGGAAGCGCGGCTGGATGCGCCGGCAGCCGGCTCGCGCTTCGGCTTCGCCGATACCGCGGCGGTGTTCGACGAGCACCGTGCATTGACGGTTGGCCGCGACCTGGACATCGGCGGACTCGACTACGCGCGGCTGGACGCGCAAGGCCCGCAGCAATGGCCGCTGCCGGCCGGCGCCGCGCACGGCCAGGCGCGGCGTTACGCCGATGGCGTGTTCGCCACCGCCGACGGCCGTGCGCGCTTCCATCCCACGCCGTACAAGCCGGTGGCCGAGCCGACCTCGGCGCGTTTCCCGTTGAGACTTTTGACCGGGCGCCTGCGCGACCAGTGGCACGGCATGTCGCGCAGCGGGCGGGTGCCGTCGCTGTTCGCGCACAGTCCGCAGCCGGGCCTGCGCATGCATCCGCAGGACGCCGCACGGCGCGGGCTGCGCGACGGCGACTTGGTGCGCATCGTCAGCAAGCGCGGCAGCCTGGTGTTGCCGCTGCAAGCGTGCGAGGAAATGCGCTCGGGCGACGTGTTCGCGGCGATGCACTGGAACGCGCAGTTCCTGGACAGCGGCGGCATCAACGAACTCAGCCTGGGCACGGTGGACGCGCGTTCGCAGCAGCCAGAGCTCAAGCACGCCGCGGTGCGCGTGGAGAAGGCCGAATTCGGCTGGCACCTGCTGCTGGCGCGGCGCGGCGATGCGCTCGCGCTGCAGGCCGCGGCGCAACCGTGGTTGCGCGACTTCGGCTATGCCGCGTTGAGCCTGCAGGCCGAGGCCGGCGAACAGGAGCAGGCGTGGCTGGTGCTGCGTGCCGCCGCCGAGCAGGCACCGGTCCCCGCGCAGTTGGAGGAACTGGCCGCAGCGCTGGTGCTGGCCGGTGGCGATGCCGACACCCTCGAATACCGCGACGCACGCCGCGGCCTGCTCAAGCGCGTGGCCTGGCGCGGCGCCGCGCCGGTCAGTCATCTCGATGGCCTGCTGTTGGCCGGCGCGCAGCGCGATACCGGCGGTGAAGCGTTGCTCGAGCGCGCATTGAGCGGCGAAGCCTGGCACGGCGCGCGGCTGGCGGCATTCGCCCAGGCCGGCGGCGCGGCGCGCGATCCGGTGGTGTGCCAGTGCACCCAGGTGCGCGAATCGGCGATCCGCGTCGAAGCCGCGCGTGGCGCGGCACCCGCCGAGATCCGCACGCGGCTGGGCTGCGGCAGCGTATGTGGTTCGTGCATGCCGCAGGTGCTGCGGCTTTGCGCCACGGCGGTGCGCGCATGA
- the cobA gene encoding uroporphyrinogen-III C-methyltransferase, with protein MVLLSAGPGDLELLTLKAVKALAAAQVLLLDDLVNPDIVQFAPQARVIRVGKRGGCRSTPQNFICRLMRRYALQGSNVVRAKGGEALLFGRAGEEIAFLRASGVEVRIVNGVSAGFAAAAGLGMSLTHRDHCHGITFVTAHTQDHGEPDWAALCATRTTLAIYMGMGRIAALTAALLRHLPGATPAAVVQSASLPQQTQLLTTLERLAADVEGLRVGAPGVILIGGAVGEAQVQFAQLHALQAIA; from the coding sequence GTGGTGCTGCTGTCGGCGGGTCCTGGCGACCTGGAACTGCTGACGCTGAAGGCGGTCAAGGCGCTGGCCGCGGCGCAGGTGCTGTTGCTCGACGATCTTGTCAATCCCGACATCGTGCAGTTCGCGCCGCAGGCGCGGGTGATCCGCGTCGGCAAGCGCGGCGGCTGCCGGTCCACACCGCAGAATTTCATCTGCCGGCTGATGCGGCGCTATGCGCTGCAGGGCTCCAACGTGGTGCGCGCCAAGGGCGGTGAAGCGCTGCTGTTCGGCCGCGCCGGCGAGGAGATCGCGTTCCTGCGCGCGTCGGGCGTGGAGGTGCGTATCGTCAATGGCGTCAGTGCCGGGTTCGCGGCGGCGGCCGGGCTGGGCATGTCGCTGACCCATCGCGATCACTGCCACGGCATCACCTTCGTCACCGCGCACACCCAGGACCATGGCGAGCCGGATTGGGCGGCGCTGTGCGCCACCCGCACCACGCTGGCGATCTACATGGGCATGGGCCGCATCGCGGCGCTGACGGCGGCCTTGCTGCGCCACCTGCCCGGCGCTACGCCGGCGGCGGTGGTGCAGTCGGCGAGCCTGCCGCAGCAGACGCAGTTGCTGACGACGCTCGAGCGCCTGGCGGCCGATGTGGAAGGCCTGCGCGTCGGCGCACCCGGCGTGATCCTGATCGGCGGCGCGGTGGGCGAAGCGCAGGTGCAGTTCGCGCAGTTGCACGCACTGCAGGCGATAGCATGA